In a single window of the Arachis hypogaea cultivar Tifrunner chromosome 6, arahy.Tifrunner.gnm2.J5K5, whole genome shotgun sequence genome:
- the LOC112697294 gene encoding uncharacterized protein, whose product MATLEHTAGKSNSFRSLLIRLLLLGVFIIGVRFAYVIVIAGESCTVADFCFSSFHETLSLVIAGAGAAVKPLAVESTTAGGAASPARPEIYTSKEWTNAVRFYSSVLKHLIAGGYLSPASKSLCVETPTGRDVFTMREIGVKSTVGISRKAVKPLVKSGRGHRIPFPTRSFDFIFSGEGSLERSPFPAEFAAEVSRTLKPEGFAVFHLVNPNDTYSFNSFLDLFDSCFVLVKSRYIKGFDSSMPQIREIVLKKECDDVDAVHKLVKVDYFGGGEDDSSDKCSVPEYKHDLVKNAEPLISMEPLKPWITLKRNLKNIKYLSSMVDISFKRRYVYVDVGARSYGSSIGSWFRKQYPKQNKTFHVYAIEADRTFHPEYALKKAVTLVPYAAWVKNETLTFEIHRDPGEQVEVKGRGMGRIQPLQGSSSEDFDGEVEKIKGFDFAAWLKNTVSKNDFVVMKMDVEGTEFDLIPRLFETGAICLVDEIFLECHYNRWQRCCPGQRSAKYEKTYDQCLQLFNSLRQSGVLVHQWW is encoded by the coding sequence ATGGCTACACTGGAACATACCGCAGGCAAATCAAACTCCTTCCGAAGCCTCTTGATACGGTTGCTTCTCTTAGGCGTTTTCATCATCGGAGTTCGATTTGCTTACGTCATCGTTATCGCCGGAGAATCCTGCACCGTTGCCGATTTCTGCTTCTCCTCGTTTCACGAGACTCTCAGCCTTGTCATCGCTGGCGCCGGAGCTGCTGTCAAACCCCTCGCAGTTGAGTCCACCACAGCTGGCGGCGCCGCCTCCCCCGCACGGCCGGAGATTTACACCAGCAAGGAATGGACCAATGCCGTTCGATTCTACTCGTCAGTGTTAAAGCATCTGATTGCCGGCGGCTACCTCTCACCGGCGTCGAAGTCACTGTGCGTTGAAACTCCAACGGGACGCGACGTTTTCACGATGAGAGAGATTGGCGTCAAGAGCACCGTCGGAATCTCTAGGAAGGCGGTGAAACCGCTGGTGAAGTCCGGCCGCGGTCACCGGATTCCATTCCCCACCAGAAGCTTTGACTTCATTTTCTCAGGTGAGGGCTCGCTGGAGAGGTCGCCGTTTCCAGCGGAGTTCGCGGCGGAGGTCAGCCGCACGCTAAAACCAGAAGGGTTCGCGGTGTTCCATTTGGTAAACCCTAATGACACTTACAGCTTCAATTCgttccttgatttgtttgattcttgctTCGTATTAGTAAAATCGCGTTATATCAAAGGGTTTGATTCTTCAATGCCTCAAATACGGGAAATTGTTTTGAAGAAAGAGTGTGATGATGTTGATGCTGTTCATAAGTTAGTAAAAGTTGATTATTTTGGGGGTGGTGAAGATGATTCAAGTGACAAGTGTTCTGTTCCAGAGTATAAGCATGATTTAGTTAAAAATGCTGAGCCTCTGATTTCTATGGAGCCACTGAAACCGTGGATAACTTTGAAGAGGAATTTGAAGAACATAAAGTACCTTTCTTCAATGGTGGATATAAGCTTTAAGAGAAGGTATGTGTATGTTGATGTTGGAGCCAGAAGCTACGGTTCTAGTATAGGATCTTGGTTTAGGAAACAATACCCGAAGCAGAACAAGACCTTTCATGTGTATGCGATTGAGGCTGATAGGACTTTTCATCCGGAATATGCGTTGAAGAAAGCGGTTACTTTAGTTCCTTATGCTGCGTGGGTGAAGAATGAGACCTTGACTTTCGAGATTCATCGTGACCCTGGCGAGCAGGTTGAGGTTAAAGGTAGGGGGATGGGTAGGATTCAGCCTCTACAAGGTTCTAGTTCAGAGGACTTTGATGGCGAAGTGGAGAAGATAAAAGGTTTTGATTTTGCTGCTTGGTTGAAAAATACTGTTTCAAAGAATGATTTTGTGGTGATGAAGATGGATGTGGAGGGCACTGAATTTGATTTGATTCCAAGGCTGTTTGAAACTGGTGCTATATGTTTGGTAGACGAGATTTTCCTAGAATGTCATTATAATAGATGGCAGAGATGTTGCCCTGGGCAGAGGAGTGCGAAGTATGAGAAAACATATGATCAATGCTTGCAGCTCTTCAATTCTCTCAGACAAAGTGGAGTTCTTGTTCATCAATGGTGGTAA